The following proteins come from a genomic window of Vallitaleaceae bacterium 9-2:
- a CDS encoding glycosyl hydrolase family 18 protein: protein MKTYIKPLFIGLIGLVILGLLSFFVINIYKDFKAAQQIQKEVQVDFTTVYEGANSEALATIYDGKLIDNGIKPKFLGGILYLPVGLVSEYINDQFHYDAQEKILTYTTQEDVIRMRTDELTYTVNDEPIRIEIGMTEFDGEAYLPLSLVQKFSHHDFIHNEEYHVLQIKDWYSEETTGEVYYEGEQKVYIRILPYEEAAYLHVAYVGMDVVIVGEEDNYYQVLTKEGFLGYIQKENVRSVVTSHSVKEKVYSYKQFPGTQFDEKINLVWHQVFNTTANQYVQERLENVTGANVISPTWFELKGTEGEVKSIADLNYVRWAHDNGYQVWALFANLGEGYTRSMTHEVLSSTTKRMEVIRQLLALASVYELDGINIDLENIGEETGPYYVQFVKELSIYSKQQGLIVSADLPVPKPWTEHMGREEIAKYLDYFIIMGYDEHWSTSPVSGSVASIGFVEEGIVDTLKSVPKEKVILGVPFYTRLWKEETVDGEVKVSSKAYGMDGGQTIVDENNIELEWDEQVGQYYGEYYEGDIRYRIWLEDDRAMDLRMQLIDEYELGGVAGWKLGLESDSVWEVIRPYLKKE, encoded by the coding sequence ATGAAAACATATATAAAACCCTTATTTATTGGTCTGATTGGTCTAGTTATTTTAGGGCTATTAAGTTTTTTCGTGATCAATATATATAAAGACTTTAAAGCGGCACAACAAATACAAAAAGAAGTACAGGTAGACTTTACGACAGTATATGAAGGTGCAAATTCAGAAGCATTAGCGACGATATATGATGGCAAGCTTATTGACAATGGAATAAAACCTAAGTTCTTAGGAGGTATCTTATATCTTCCGGTTGGACTTGTTAGTGAATATATTAATGATCAATTTCACTACGACGCACAAGAAAAAATTTTAACGTACACAACCCAAGAAGATGTTATTCGTATGCGGACAGATGAATTGACCTATACAGTTAATGATGAACCTATACGTATTGAGATTGGTATGACAGAGTTTGATGGAGAGGCGTATCTTCCCCTATCTCTTGTACAAAAATTTTCCCATCATGATTTCATACATAATGAGGAGTATCATGTGTTGCAAATCAAAGATTGGTATAGTGAAGAAACTACTGGGGAAGTTTATTATGAAGGTGAACAGAAGGTTTATATTCGGATTTTACCTTATGAAGAAGCGGCATACCTTCATGTAGCATATGTAGGGATGGATGTAGTGATTGTTGGGGAAGAAGACAATTATTACCAGGTTTTAACCAAAGAAGGCTTCTTAGGATATATACAAAAGGAAAATGTGCGATCGGTTGTTACTTCTCATTCAGTAAAAGAGAAAGTGTATTCGTACAAACAGTTTCCCGGCACACAATTTGATGAAAAAATAAATCTTGTATGGCATCAAGTCTTTAATACAACGGCGAATCAGTATGTTCAAGAACGGCTTGAAAATGTAACAGGGGCGAATGTTATTTCGCCAACATGGTTTGAACTTAAAGGGACAGAAGGCGAAGTAAAGTCGATTGCAGATTTGAATTATGTAAGATGGGCTCATGACAATGGATATCAGGTCTGGGCTCTTTTTGCCAATTTGGGCGAAGGTTATACAAGATCAATGACGCATGAAGTCTTAAGCAGTACAACAAAACGTATGGAAGTGATTCGACAACTCCTGGCGTTGGCTTCGGTCTATGAGTTAGATGGAATAAATATTGATTTGGAAAATATAGGTGAAGAGACAGGACCATATTATGTACAGTTTGTGAAAGAGCTAAGCATCTATTCAAAACAACAAGGCTTAATTGTATCAGCAGATTTACCTGTGCCAAAGCCTTGGACAGAGCATATGGGGCGTGAAGAAATTGCAAAATATCTTGATTATTTTATTATCATGGGATATGATGAACATTGGTCAACATCACCTGTAAGCGGCTCGGTTGCTTCGATTGGTTTTGTTGAAGAAGGCATTGTTGATACACTAAAATCAGTTCCAAAAGAAAAAGTAATTCTTGGCGTTCCTTTCTATACAAGATTGTGGAAAGAAGAAACGGTTGACGGAGAAGTCAAGGTTTCGTCAAAGGCCTATGGTATGGATGGCGGACAAACCATTGTTGATGAAAATAATATTGAGCTGGAATGGGATGAGCAAGTGGGTCAATATTATGGAGAATATTATGAGGGTGATATTCGCTACAGAATATGGCTTGAGGATGACCGTGCAATGGATTTGCGTATGCAGCTTATTGATGAATATGAACTTGGCGGTGTTGCAGGATGGAAATTAGGTCTTGAAAGTGATAGCGTCTGGGAAGTTATTCGTCCATATCTAAAAAAAGAATAA
- a CDS encoding L-threonylcarbamoyladenylate synthase, with protein MMNKKTKIVVLTENDPKYAQVVQEAGKILREGGLVAFPTETVYGIGANALDEQAVKKIYVAKGRPSDNPLIMHVSDVHILKDYVQHIDDKSKRLIAKFWPGPLTLIFQKKDTVPDIITGGLDTVAVRMPKHPIAHDIIHSAGIPIAAPSANISGKPSPTRGRHVVEDLNGRVDMIIDGGKTTHGLESTVLDMTGDIPSILRPGSITYSMIKAVIGDVSYDNHLEDVTQAPKAPGMKYKHYAPKAPIKIVMGADEKVTEYINAQSALHRVEGLKVGVISPVHRVHLLEGDVVLSIGAIDNPEEIGSNLFKILRQFDDMNVDIIYSVDFQGEELNVAIMNRLIKAAGHEIINV; from the coding sequence ATGATGAATAAAAAGACGAAGATTGTAGTCCTTACAGAAAATGACCCAAAGTATGCACAAGTTGTTCAAGAAGCTGGGAAAATTCTCCGTGAGGGCGGTCTTGTTGCGTTTCCAACTGAAACTGTGTACGGAATTGGAGCTAACGCACTGGATGAACAGGCAGTAAAAAAAATATATGTGGCAAAGGGACGCCCGTCGGATAATCCATTGATTATGCATGTTAGTGATGTTCATATACTTAAAGATTATGTACAGCATATTGATGACAAATCAAAACGATTGATTGCCAAATTTTGGCCGGGACCGTTAACACTTATCTTTCAGAAAAAAGATACAGTTCCGGACATTATAACTGGCGGATTAGATACAGTTGCCGTTCGAATGCCAAAGCATCCTATAGCCCATGATATTATTCACAGCGCAGGTATACCCATTGCGGCACCGAGTGCCAATATATCTGGAAAGCCAAGTCCAACAAGAGGAAGACATGTTGTTGAAGACTTAAATGGGCGTGTAGATATGATTATTGATGGTGGAAAAACAACACATGGACTAGAATCAACCGTACTGGATATGACCGGTGATATACCCTCAATCTTACGACCAGGGAGTATTACATATTCAATGATTAAAGCGGTTATTGGAGATGTCTCTTATGACAACCACTTGGAAGATGTGACACAAGCCCCTAAGGCGCCGGGAATGAAATACAAACATTATGCACCCAAAGCGCCAATTAAAATTGTGATGGGAGCAGATGAGAAGGTCACCGAGTATATCAATGCACAGTCAGCACTTCATCGAGTAGAAGGATTAAAAGTAGGTGTGATATCTCCTGTGCATCGCGTTCACCTATTGGAAGGGGATGTGGTCTTAAGTATTGGAGCCATAGACAATCCAGAGGAGATTGGGAGCAATTTATTTAAGATATTGCGCCAGTTTGATGATATGAATGTAGATATAATTTATTCGGTAGATTTTCAAGGTGAAGAACTCAATGTTGCGATTATGAATCGCCTCATAAAAGCTGCTGGACACGAAATAATTAATGTGTAA
- a CDS encoding low molecular weight protein arginine phosphatase: MKKYKEIVFVCTGNTCRSPMAEALFCKTYPTADLLSRSRGLMVFEPMPATEYAVQVMREKGVDISMHQSHYFSKTSCNSTVLALTMTQRHKTVLVQHNYPCDVYSIKEFVGEAGDIEDPYGGDIDDYRRCAEELERVIKKLGGKLL, from the coding sequence ATGAAGAAATATAAAGAAATAGTTTTTGTTTGTACAGGCAATACCTGTCGCAGTCCAATGGCTGAAGCGCTGTTTTGCAAGACATACCCTACAGCGGATTTATTATCTCGATCACGGGGATTAATGGTTTTTGAACCGATGCCCGCAACTGAATATGCAGTCCAAGTCATGCGTGAAAAAGGGGTTGATATTTCTATGCATCAATCCCACTATTTCAGTAAAACGTCATGCAATTCGACTGTATTAGCATTAACGATGACCCAAAGACATAAGACAGTATTGGTGCAGCACAATTATCCGTGCGATGTATACAGCATCAAAGAGTTTGTTGGAGAGGCTGGAGATATTGAGGATCCGTACGGTGGAGATATAGACGATTATCGACGATGTGCTGAGGAGTTAGAGCGCGTCATAAAAAAATTAGGAGGAAAATTATTGTGA
- the rpiB gene encoding ribose 5-phosphate isomerase B: MIGIGSDHGGYALKQEIIALLEEKGFAYKDFGGYDAQAIDYPDVAKPVAQAVLDGTCETGILICGTGIGISITANKIKGIRCALCSDHFTAMATREHNNANMLALGGRNTGPEVAKDIVMAFLTTEFSNDERHIRRINKIED, translated from the coding sequence GTGATAGGAATAGGAAGTGACCATGGAGGTTACGCATTAAAGCAAGAAATTATTGCGCTTCTAGAAGAAAAAGGATTTGCATATAAAGATTTTGGAGGATATGACGCCCAAGCCATTGATTATCCAGACGTTGCAAAACCCGTAGCCCAAGCCGTGCTTGATGGGACATGCGAGACAGGGATTTTAATTTGTGGAACGGGAATTGGAATTTCCATTACTGCAAATAAAATCAAAGGTATTCGCTGTGCATTATGTAGTGACCACTTCACAGCAATGGCAACACGTGAACACAATAATGCAAATATGTTAGCACTCGGAGGAAGAAATACAGGACCAGAAGTTGCAAAGGATATTGTTATGGCATTTCTTACAACGGAATTTTCCAATGATGAAAGACATATTCGTAGAATTAATAAAATTGAAGACTAA
- the upp gene encoding uracil phosphoribosyltransferase — translation MAELKVMDHPLIQHKMGVLRRVETGSKEFRELVNEISMLMCYEATRNLPLMDVEIETPVSKTTVKQIAGRTLGIVPILRAGLGMVDAMLNLMPTAKVGHVGLYRDPDTLNPVEYYCKLPYDAPERDIFVLDPMLATGGSASAAIQFIKDKGVESITLLCLIAAPEGVARVQKDHPDVDILLAALDEKLNDHGYIVPGLGDAGDRLFGTK, via the coding sequence ATGGCAGAATTAAAAGTAATGGATCACCCGCTAATTCAACATAAAATGGGGGTATTACGACGCGTAGAAACTGGCTCAAAAGAATTTAGAGAATTGGTCAATGAGATATCAATGTTGATGTGTTATGAAGCGACAAGAAATTTGCCGCTTATGGACGTTGAAATAGAGACGCCTGTATCCAAAACAACAGTAAAACAAATTGCAGGACGTACATTGGGGATTGTTCCAATACTCAGAGCAGGACTTGGCATGGTTGATGCAATGCTTAATTTAATGCCTACTGCAAAAGTGGGACATGTAGGTCTTTATCGTGATCCGGATACCTTAAATCCAGTAGAATATTATTGTAAGTTGCCATACGATGCTCCAGAACGAGATATATTTGTATTAGATCCAATGCTTGCAACAGGTGGGTCTGCATCAGCTGCGATTCAATTCATTAAAGATAAAGGCGTTGAAAGCATAACTTTATTGTGCTTAATTGCAGCACCAGAAGGTGTGGCACGTGTACAAAAGGACCATCCAGATGTAGATATTTTATTAGCAGCACTCGATGAAAAATTAAATGACCATGGATATATTGTTCCTGGGCTTGGAGATGCAGGCGACAGATTGTTTGGAACAAAATAG
- a CDS encoding cytidine/deoxycytidylate deaminase family protein has product MKTHTRPKWDDYFMDIVDIVKNRSTCLRRHVGSVIVKDTRILATGYNGAPSGCKHCVDTGCLREAMKIPSGERHELCRASHAEQNAIVQAAKHGVSIEGGTIYVTAQPCVICSKLIINAGIKRVVYSGDYPDELSRQLLTEANVELVQYNRLN; this is encoded by the coding sequence ATGAAAACGCATACGCGCCCCAAATGGGATGATTACTTTATGGACATCGTAGATATTGTAAAAAACAGATCAACATGTTTACGACGTCATGTAGGCTCTGTTATTGTAAAAGACACACGAATTCTTGCGACAGGATATAATGGTGCGCCATCGGGATGCAAGCATTGTGTGGATACAGGTTGCTTACGTGAAGCAATGAAAATTCCTTCAGGGGAGCGCCATGAGTTATGTAGAGCATCCCACGCAGAGCAAAATGCGATTGTACAGGCAGCAAAACACGGAGTGTCGATAGAAGGTGGTACAATTTATGTAACCGCACAACCTTGCGTGATTTGCTCCAAATTAATTATTAATGCGGGAATTAAGCGTGTTGTATATAGCGGGGATTACCCTGATGAACTATCTAGACAACTATTGACAGAAGCCAATGTTGAGCTAGTTCAATATAACCGTTTAAATTAA